Proteins from a genomic interval of Deltaproteobacteria bacterium:
- a CDS encoding DUF779 domain-containing protein, with product MPTIRITPRAAEVVARVRAARAGALTFTIDGGCCEGTAPHLFEDAVLAGVEPVGEVAGVPVYLQAAMVRPFADADVTIDVVDEPTSDAMSLETEYGLRFVLREGARACSV from the coding sequence GTGCCGACGATTCGCATCACGCCGCGCGCCGCCGAGGTCGTCGCGCGCGTGCGCGCCGCGCGCGCGGGGGCACTGACCTTCACCATCGACGGCGGGTGCTGCGAGGGCACGGCGCCGCATCTCTTCGAGGACGCCGTGCTCGCGGGCGTCGAGCCGGTCGGCGAGGTCGCGGGCGTGCCCGTCTACCTCCAGGCGGCGATGGTACGGCCCTTCGCCGACGCCGACGTCACGATCGACGTCGTCGACGAGCCGACGTCGGACGCGATGTCGCTCGAGACCGAGTACGGCCTCCGCTTCGTGCTGCGCGAGGGCGCGCGCGCCTGCTCCGTCTGA